TGACGATCCCGACACCATTGCCGAGGTCTCCCGTGGACTGGGTGAGGCCATGGTCGGCATCAACGTAGCTGACGTGCCGGCACCGCATCGTCTTGCCGAGCGGGGTTGGTGAGGTGGCCCCGCTCATCGGGGTCGTCGCCCTGCAAGGTGGATTCGCTGAGCACATTGAGGTTCTCGAATCCCTCGGTGCGACCACGCGTCGAGTCCGTCGACAGGCTGATCTGGTTGGACTCGACGGGATCGTCCTGCCTGGCGGGGAGTCGACGGTCATCGACAAGCTGATGCGCTCCTTCGGGCTCGCCGATCCGCTGCGCGAGGCCATCGCCGGGGGTCTGCCGGTGCTGGCCACCTGCGCCGGTCTGGTCGTCTTGGCCCAGGAGCTCGAGGACGCTGCCAAGGATCAGCAGACCCTCGGGCTGCTCGACGTCTCCGTGCGTCGTAACGCCTTCGGCTCCCAGCTCGACTCCTTCGAGGGACATGTGGACATCAACGGGGTGGGGGAGGCGATCCCGGCCACCTTCATTCGAGCCCCGGTCGTCACCCGTACTGGGTCTGACGTCCAGATCATCTCAAGGCTGCCCGACGAGGCCGGGGAGGCCAGCGGCGCCATCGTCGGGGTGAGGCAGGGGGCCATCCTCGCCTTGTCCTTCCACCCTGAGGAGACCACAGATGATCGCGTTCACCGGGCCTGGCTGGAGCAGGTGTCGGGCAGGAGTCTGAGTGCGGCTTGAGTCGACACGTCCGCCCTCTTGAACACTGCCCCTCCTGAACACTGTTCAAGGGTGACGATTAGCATTCTTCGCTGTGAGTCCTGAACAGCACCTTCTCGAATACGACAGGCGTCATGTCTGGCACCCCTACGCTCCGACGGTTGGCGCCGATCCGATGCTTGCCGTCACGGGGGCCGACGGAGTTCGGTTGCAGCTTCATGACGGGGATCGCCGCTACGAGGTCATTGATGGCATGGCCTCGTGGTGGTGCCAGATCCATGGTTATCGCAACCGGGTCCTCGACGAGGCCTTGAATCGTCAGAGCCGCCAGTTCAGCCATGTCATGTTCGGTGGTCTCACTCACCAAGCCGCTGTTGACGCCGTCGAGGCCCTGGTCAACCTCGCCCCAGACCCGCTGGATCGGGTTTTCCTGGCCGACTCAGGCTCGGTGGGAGTCGAAGTGAGCCTCAAACTGGCTCGTCAGGTACAGATCGCGCGTACCGCTGCTCGCGGCGGCACCCTCACTCGTACTCGCATTGCCGCGCTGCGTGGCGCCTACCACGGCGACACCCTCGGTGCCATGAGCGTGTGCGACCCGGTTGGCGGGATGCACGCCATGTTTTCCGACTCAATTCCCCAGCAGCTCTTCCTGCCCCGTCCGCCCGCCTTCGACGCCGACGCCGAGGCCGTCGAGACCTGGTGCGCCCAGGCTGACGAGATCCTCGACGCCCACCGTGACGAGCTGGCCGGAATCATCGCCGAGCCGATCCTGCAGGGGGCGGGAGGCATGTGGCCGTGGTCCCCGGCATGTCTCAAACACCTTCGCCAGCGCGCCGACGACCTGGACCTCGTGCTCATCGCTGACGAGGTTGCCACCGGATTCGGTCGGACCGGCAAACTTTTCGCCTGCCAGTGGGCTGACATCGTGCCCGACATCATGGTCGTCGGGAAGTCCATGACTGGCGGGTACATGACCCAGTCGGCCGTGGTGTGCTCCGACGAGCTGGCCACCGAAGTCAGCAGGGGCCCGGGCGGGTCCCTCATGCACGGGCCGACCTTCATGGGTAATCCGTTGGCCAGCGCCGTCACCGCGGCCAGCCTGGGT
The genomic region above belongs to Cutibacterium equinum and contains:
- the pdxT gene encoding pyridoxal 5'-phosphate synthase glutaminase subunit PdxT, with amino-acid sequence MAPLIGVVALQGGFAEHIEVLESLGATTRRVRRQADLVGLDGIVLPGGESTVIDKLMRSFGLADPLREAIAGGLPVLATCAGLVVLAQELEDAAKDQQTLGLLDVSVRRNAFGSQLDSFEGHVDINGVGEAIPATFIRAPVVTRTGSDVQIISRLPDEAGEASGAIVGVRQGAILALSFHPEETTDDRVHRAWLEQVSGRSLSAA
- the bioA gene encoding adenosylmethionine--8-amino-7-oxononanoate transaminase, whose product is MSPEQHLLEYDRRHVWHPYAPTVGADPMLAVTGADGVRLQLHDGDRRYEVIDGMASWWCQIHGYRNRVLDEALNRQSRQFSHVMFGGLTHQAAVDAVEALVNLAPDPLDRVFLADSGSVGVEVSLKLARQVQIARTAARGGTLTRTRIAALRGAYHGDTLGAMSVCDPVGGMHAMFSDSIPQQLFLPRPPAFDADAEAVETWCAQADEILDAHRDELAGIIAEPILQGAGGMWPWSPACLKHLRQRADDLDLVLIADEVATGFGRTGKLFACQWADIVPDIMVVGKSMTGGYMTQSAVVCSDELATEVSRGPGGSLMHGPTFMGNPLASAVTAASLGIVAQGGWRDDVTRINAVMTRELAALRDFDGVTEVRVFGAVAAVQIDTPIAMRRATRTAVEHGVWLRPFRDLVYAMPPYICTEDDLVQMAAGMRAVVTDQLENMSLEES